From Streptomyces sp. HUAS MG91, the proteins below share one genomic window:
- a CDS encoding PucR family transcriptional regulator ligand-binding domain-containing protein: MRLRALLDTDALGLRLLGGEEELDRTVRGVMTTDLRDPSRYLSGGELVLTGLAWRRDEADSEPFVRILNAAGVTALAAGEAELGAIPDDLVQACARHRLPLFAVNESVAFATITEHVVRQVSGERAGDLAAVVDRHRRLMTSGPTGGGPDVVLDLLGSDLDLRAWVLSPAGRAIAGSGASGPELPPEVCARLAAEHLSATRSGRRAPHRVTVDGSTYSLFPIRSGAHGAALTGSRDVRETVLSDWLLAVEADAGDWPEERLDLLQGVTQLISVERDRRDAARTVRRRLAQEVLELVQSGAAPAEIAARLRVAAPVLLPGLGAAPHWQVVVAKVEWEGGDIEGGPVAQSLLEEILVDPLSSGPEPSDRIAVAHTGDEAIALVPLPAVPTEENGAEQGLIADALLTSVRDPLSAGLADDGRLTIGVSAAVHSAEGLRGALEEARHARRVAGARTGLVCAAGHQELASHVLLLPFVPDDVRRAFTARLLDPLRDYDRKHRAELIPTLEAFLDCDGSWTRCASRLHLHVNTLRYRVGRIEQLTNRDLSRLEDKLDFFLALRMS; this comes from the coding sequence ATGCGGCTGCGCGCATTGCTGGACACGGACGCGCTGGGCCTCAGGCTCCTCGGCGGCGAGGAAGAGCTCGACCGTACCGTCCGGGGCGTGATGACCACGGACCTGCGGGACCCGAGCCGCTATCTGTCCGGCGGCGAGCTGGTCCTCACGGGCCTGGCCTGGCGCCGGGACGAGGCGGACTCCGAGCCCTTCGTACGGATACTCAACGCGGCCGGGGTCACGGCCCTGGCGGCCGGCGAGGCCGAGCTGGGCGCGATCCCCGACGATCTCGTCCAGGCCTGCGCACGGCACCGCCTGCCGCTCTTCGCGGTGAACGAGTCGGTGGCGTTCGCGACCATCACCGAGCACGTCGTGCGCCAGGTCTCCGGCGAGCGCGCGGGGGACCTCGCGGCGGTCGTGGACCGGCACCGGCGGCTGATGACGTCCGGGCCCACGGGCGGCGGCCCCGACGTCGTCCTGGACCTGCTCGGCAGCGATCTGGACCTGCGCGCCTGGGTGCTCTCCCCCGCCGGGCGCGCGATAGCGGGCTCCGGCGCGAGCGGGCCCGAGCTGCCGCCCGAGGTCTGCGCCCGGCTGGCCGCCGAGCATCTGTCGGCGACCCGCTCGGGGCGCCGCGCCCCGCACCGCGTCACGGTCGACGGCAGCACGTACTCGCTCTTCCCGATCCGCTCCGGGGCCCACGGCGCGGCCCTGACCGGCTCCCGCGACGTGCGCGAGACGGTCCTGTCGGACTGGCTGCTCGCGGTCGAGGCGGACGCCGGCGACTGGCCCGAGGAGCGGCTCGACCTGCTCCAGGGCGTCACCCAGCTGATCTCGGTCGAGCGCGACCGGCGCGACGCGGCGCGTACGGTACGCCGACGGCTGGCCCAGGAAGTCCTCGAACTGGTCCAGTCGGGCGCCGCCCCGGCCGAGATCGCCGCCCGGCTGCGGGTCGCCGCCCCGGTGCTGCTGCCCGGCCTGGGCGCGGCCCCGCACTGGCAGGTCGTCGTGGCGAAGGTCGAGTGGGAGGGCGGCGACATCGAGGGCGGCCCGGTCGCCCAGTCGCTCCTGGAGGAGATCCTCGTCGACCCGCTGTCGTCCGGCCCCGAGCCGTCCGACCGGATCGCCGTGGCGCACACCGGCGACGAGGCGATCGCGCTCGTCCCGCTGCCCGCGGTGCCCACGGAGGAGAACGGGGCGGAGCAGGGCCTGATCGCCGACGCGCTGCTGACCTCGGTACGGGATCCGCTGTCGGCGGGGCTCGCCGACGACGGGCGCCTCACCATCGGCGTGAGCGCCGCCGTGCACTCGGCGGAGGGGCTGCGCGGCGCCCTGGAGGAGGCCCGGCACGCCCGCCGGGTCGCGGGGGCCCGCACCGGCCTGGTCTGCGCGGCCGGTCACCAGGAGCTGGCCTCGCACGTGCTGCTGCTGCCGTTCGTCCCGGACGACGTGCGGCGCGCGTTCACCGCCCGGCTCCTGGATCCGCTGCGCGACTACGACCGCAAGCACCGCGCGGAGCTGATCCCGACCCTGGAGGCGTTCCTGGACTGCGACGGCTCGTGGACCCGCTGCGCCTCGCGGCTCCACCTGCACGTCAACACGCTGCGCTACCGCGTCGGCCGGATCGAACAGCTGACGAACCGTGATCTGTCGCGCCTGGAGGACAAGTTGGACTTCTTCCTGGCCCTGCGGATGAGCTGA